From a single Salvelinus sp. IW2-2015 linkage group LG22, ASM291031v2, whole genome shotgun sequence genomic region:
- the LOC111949763 gene encoding sodium/calcium exchanger 2-like gives MALLPTSLSASVPFLLFLLLPLPXPCALESLRGGGVGEEENRSISTMSYPSMSPEFWSNSSTGLGGSSKCSQPVVCRPGTLLPVWKPLSPGLGDQVARAVVYFTCLMYMFLGVSIIADRFMASIEVITSQEKEVTITMPSGETSVATVRIWNETVSNLTLMALGSSAPEILLSVIEVCGHGFEAGELGPGTIVGSAAFNMFVIIALCVWVIPEGETRKIKHLRVFFITAFWSIFAYIWLFLILSVISPGVVEVGIIDDDIFEEDEHFFVRLLNLRIGDAEGMFESDEPGAGPKGHLVEPLVATVTILDDDHAGIFTFRDRLVRVSESVGTMEISVVRNSGARGTVILPYHTEAGTAKGGGVDYEDTRGELEFSNDQTT, from the exons ATGGcactcctccccacctctctttctgcctccgtccccttcctcctcttcctcctcctcccccttcctYCACCCTGCGCCCTGGAGTCTCtacgaggaggaggagtaggagaggaagagaaccgCTCCATCTCCACCATGTCCTATCCCTCCATGTCTCCGGAGTTCTGGAGCAACAGCAGCACGGGGCTGGGCGGCAGTTCAAAGTGTTCGCAGCCGGTGGTGTGCAGGCCGGGCACCCTGCTGCCCGTGTGGAAGCCCCTGAGCCCCGGGCTGGGCGACCAGGTGGCCAGGGCCGTGGTCTACTTCACCTGTCTCATGTACATGTTCCTGGGAGTGTCCATCATCGCAGACCGTTTCATGGCCTCTATCGAGGTCATAACCTCACAG GAGAAGGAGGTGACCATCACCATGCCAAGcggtgagacatctgtggccacTGTACGTATCTGGAACGAGACTGTGTCCAACTTGACTCTGATGGCTCTAGGCTCCTCCGCCCCAGAGATCCTGCTGTCTGTCATCGAG GTGTGTGGGCATGGGTTCGAGGCRGGTGAGCTGGGCCCGGGCACCATCGTGGGCAGCGCCGCCTTCAACATGTTTGTGATCATCGCCCTCTGTGTGTGGGTCATCCCTGAAGGAGAGACCAGGAAGATCAAACACCTGCGTGTGTTCTTCATCACAGCCTTCTGGAGTATCTTCGCCTATATCTggctcttcctcatcctctctgtCATCTCACCCGGAGTAGTGGAG GTCGGCATCATCGATGATGACATCTTCGAGGAGGAYGAGCACTTTTTCGTGCGGCTGCTCAACCTGCGCATTGGTGACGCCGAGGGGATGTTCGAAAGTGATGAGCCAGGCGCGGGACCCAAGGGCCACCTGGTGGAGCCACTGGTCGCCACGGTGACCATCCTGGACGACGACCATGCTGGCATCTTCACATTCCGTGATCGGCTGGTGCGCGTCAGCGAGAGCGTTGGCACCATGGAGATCTCAGTGGTGAGGAACTCGGGCGCCCGCGGCACGGTGATCCTGCCCTATCACACGGAGGCGGGCACTGCGAAGGGGGGCGGCGTGGACTACGAGGACACCCGGGGAGAGCTGGAGTTCTCCAACGACCAGACAACGTGA